From Parasphaerochaeta coccoides DSM 17374, a single genomic window includes:
- the csy3 gene encoding type I-F CRISPR-associated protein Csy3, protein MAKNEKKVMPTVLAFEKKIVPSAGLFYGVNWENRTEEAMPLILNEKTVRGTISNLKKFQEDPLKLDAAVKNPNPQIVDGCALDFNHDTLKVHFTVKFLSGVGIPSACNNDDFRSELVSQVEKYIADTGFAELSHRYATNLANGRFLWRNRVGAEKIEVCIAAPASDKRWAFNAKSFSLKDDFTFRNGDLDELSSYIADTFLGKNEFLFLEVDAYVLVGKGQEVYPSEEFVLNKPKDKNQKSKILYQVDDVAALHSQKIGNALRTIDTWYPEYEENTFGPIAIEPYGVVTTLGKVFREPGKPKLDFFSLFDKFVFGESLVSQEAVDYVMAVLVRGGVFGKSGKDK, encoded by the coding sequence ATGGCAAAAAATGAAAAAAAAGTAATGCCCACTGTCCTGGCATTTGAGAAGAAAATTGTTCCGTCTGCCGGGTTGTTTTATGGTGTGAACTGGGAAAATCGGACAGAAGAGGCCATGCCTCTGATTTTGAATGAAAAAACTGTCAGGGGAACAATTTCAAATCTCAAAAAATTCCAAGAAGATCCCTTGAAGCTTGATGCTGCTGTTAAGAATCCCAATCCTCAGATTGTTGATGGATGTGCACTGGATTTCAACCATGACACCTTGAAAGTTCATTTCACAGTCAAGTTCCTCAGTGGCGTTGGAATCCCTTCTGCGTGTAATAATGATGATTTCAGGAGTGAGCTGGTTTCTCAAGTCGAAAAATACATTGCTGATACTGGTTTTGCGGAATTGAGCCATCGGTATGCAACAAATCTTGCAAATGGGCGTTTCCTGTGGAGGAACAGGGTAGGTGCAGAGAAAATCGAGGTGTGTATTGCTGCTCCTGCTTCAGACAAGAGGTGGGCATTCAATGCAAAATCTTTTTCCTTGAAAGATGATTTTACTTTCAGGAATGGAGATTTGGATGAACTGTCATCTTATATTGCGGATACTTTTTTGGGTAAGAATGAATTCCTGTTTTTGGAAGTCGATGCCTATGTGCTTGTAGGGAAAGGTCAGGAAGTGTATCCCAGTGAGGAGTTTGTGTTGAACAAGCCGAAGGATAAAAACCAAAAAAGCAAGATTCTCTATCAGGTGGACGATGTTGCGGCTCTTCATTCCCAGAAGATTGGAAATGCCTTGCGGACAATTGATACATGGTATCCGGAATACGAAGAAAATACTTTTGGCCCCATAGCAATTGAGCCTTATGGCGTTGTTACTACATTAGGTAAGGTTTTTAGGGAACCTGGGAAACCTAAACTGGACTTTTTCTCATTGTTTGATAAGTTCGTATTTGGAGAGTCATTAGTGTCTCAGGAGGCTGTGGATTATGTCATGGCTGTATTGGTTCGCGGTGGAGTCTTTGGGAAAAGTGGAAAGGATAAATAG
- the csy2 gene encoding type I-F CRISPR-associated protein Csy2, with translation MSIVMVLPHICVLNANAHSSPYTVGFPAMTAWLGAAHFLQREIVQNENMKLVKCEGVGIVCHDFTMHSYRDREKYVASLIGTSNPLDKKGDRPSFIEEAKCSLEVSLIIQISGLDLMYRNDFINLVNGILIGRMKIASGDVMKAGKPRLENADTESLPRLMGSLMPGYVLVERRKLMVDALKENPQADAMDVVLDYLKVHNTCSQADDVVEWSQNRKGMGWIVPISVGYQAITGFVDSPGQRDTSVPHRFVESVVTLGEFKMVYRIRKLDDMLWHYHVTADNELYVCRNEKLIEGDE, from the coding sequence ATGAGTATTGTCATGGTTCTGCCTCATATCTGTGTTCTGAATGCCAATGCGCACTCCAGTCCCTACACTGTCGGTTTCCCTGCAATGACAGCATGGCTGGGGGCCGCCCATTTCCTACAAAGAGAAATAGTACAAAATGAAAATATGAAATTGGTGAAGTGTGAAGGGGTTGGCATTGTCTGTCATGACTTTACCATGCATTCCTACAGGGATCGAGAAAAATATGTAGCGTCTCTCATTGGGACTTCTAACCCGTTGGATAAAAAGGGTGATCGTCCTTCATTTATTGAAGAGGCAAAGTGTTCTCTTGAGGTCTCTTTGATTATTCAAATTTCCGGTCTTGATTTAATGTACAGGAATGATTTCATCAATCTTGTGAATGGAATTCTCATAGGTCGGATGAAAATTGCTTCTGGTGATGTGATGAAGGCCGGTAAGCCCCGTCTTGAGAATGCTGATACAGAATCCCTGCCCAGACTGATGGGTTCACTCATGCCTGGCTATGTTCTTGTTGAACGGAGAAAGTTGATGGTGGATGCTCTAAAAGAGAATCCTCAGGCAGACGCGATGGATGTGGTGTTGGATTACCTGAAGGTTCATAATACCTGTTCGCAGGCTGATGATGTGGTTGAATGGAGCCAGAATCGTAAAGGGATGGGCTGGATTGTTCCAATTTCTGTGGGATATCAGGCAATAACTGGTTTTGTGGATTCTCCAGGACAACGTGATACTTCTGTTCCCCACAGGTTTGTGGAAAGTGTGGTTACATTAGGTGAATTCAAGATGGTATATAGGATTAGGAAATTGGATGACATGCTGTGGCATTACCATGTCACCGCTGACAATGAATTGTATGTCTGTAGAAATGAAAAACTGATAGAAGGAGATGAATAA